The Malus domestica chromosome 10, GDT2T_hap1 genome contains a region encoding:
- the LOC103445340 gene encoding protein PEP-RELATED DEVELOPMENT ARRESTED 1, chloroplastic isoform X2: MFPCFSYPAAQSVNPAILCLPSFSSHHIKFPQPQLQPKQPNKKMQRQTLRWCGTYEVGGGYPDEGFGAQGKNRAAREQGSSKLEPAQYEALLRGGEQVTSVLEEMIVLLEDMNMDEASEEVAVEIAAQGVLGKRVDEMEASFMMALDYMIQLADSDQDDKRKSLLEVIKETVLSYLTKKCPPHVQVVGLLCRTPLKESRQELLRRVAAGGGVFKSKNDIKVHVPAANLNDIANQADDILETMETRPIVPDRKLLARLVLIREEARNMMGGGILDERNDRGFNTLPESEVNFLTKLVALKPGKTVQEMIKNVMEGKNEGADHSSSDEEDGTGATSGIGGRESISGRKPLPVRPGMFLETVSKVLGGIYGGNVSGITAQHLEWVHQKTLEVLQEIAF; encoded by the exons ATGTTTCCGTGTTTTTCATACCCAGCTGCACAATCTGTAAACCCAGCAATTCTCTGTCTACCCTCTTTTTCCTCCCACCACATCAAATTTCCCCAACCTCAGCTTCAGCCAAAGCAACCCAATAAGAAGATGCAGCGGCAGACGCTGCGGTGGTGCGGCACCTATGAGGTGGGCGGCGGATACCCGGATGAAGGATTTGGCGCACAAGGGAAGAACAGAGCTGCCCGAGAGCAAGGCAGCTCAAAATTGGAGCCTGCCCAATACGAAGCCCTTCTCAGAGGTGGTGAGCAGGTCACTTCTGTTCTTGAAGAGATGATCGTACTT TTGGAGGATATGAACATGGATGAGGCATCTGAAGAGGTGGCAGTGGAAATTGCTGCACAGGGGGTCCTAGGGAAGAGAGTCGATGAAATGGAGGCCAGTTTCATGATGGCTCTAGATTACATGATCCAACTCGCTGACAGTGACCAAGATGATAAG CGCAAGTCTCTATTGGAGGTGATCAAGGAGACAGTATTATCCTATCTTACGAAAAAATGCCCCCCACAT GTTCAAGTGGTTGGCCTACTCTGCAGAACTCCCTTAAAAGAAAGCAGGCAGGAATTACTACGCAGAGTGGCTGCCGGTGGTGGTGTgtttaaaagtaaaaatgacATCAAAGTTCATGTTCCAGCTGCAAATCTTAATGATATTGCTAACCAGGCTGATGATATACTGGAG ACAATGGAAACTCGGCCTATAGTTCCAGATCGAAAACTGCTTGCAAGACTTGTTTTGATCAGAGAGGAAGCTCGGAATATGATGGGAGGTGGAATACTAGATGAGAGAAATGATCGTGGATTTAACACTCTTCCAGAATCCGAG GTGAATTTCTTAACCAAACTGGTAGCTTTAAAGCCGGGGAAGACTGTCCAGGAGATGATAAAAAATGTAATGGAAGGAAAAAATGAAGGTGCTGACCACTCTAGCAGTGATGAGGAAGATGGCACTGGTGCGACGAGTGGAATTGGAGGAAGG GAAAGCATTTCAGGACGAAAACCACTTCCTGTGCGCCCTGGCATGTTTCTTGAGACTGTCTCCAAG GTCTTAGGTGGTATATATGGTGGAAATGTCTCTGGTATCACAGCACAGCATCTAGAATGG GTTCATCAGAAGACACTTGAAGTTCTTCAGGAAATAGCATTTTGA
- the LOC103445340 gene encoding protein PEP-RELATED DEVELOPMENT ARRESTED 1, chloroplastic isoform X1 has protein sequence MFPCFSYPAAQSVNPAILCLPSFSSHHIKFPQPQLQPKQPNKKMQRQTLRWCGTYEVGGGYPDEGFGAQGKNRAAREQGSSKLEPAQYEALLRGGEQVTSVLEEMIVLLEDMNMDEASEEVAVEIAAQGVLGKRVDEMEASFMMALDYMIQLADSDQDDKRKSLLEVIKETVLSYLTKKCPPHVQVVGLLCRTPLKESRQELLRRVAAGGGVFKSKNDIKVHVPAANLNDIANQADDILETMETRPIVPDRKLLARLVLIREEARNMMGGGILDERNDRGFNTLPESEVNFLTKLVALKPGKTVQEMIKNVMEGKNEGADHSSSDEEDGTGATSGIGGRESISGRKPLPVRPGMFLETVSKVHQKTLEVLQEIAF, from the exons ATGTTTCCGTGTTTTTCATACCCAGCTGCACAATCTGTAAACCCAGCAATTCTCTGTCTACCCTCTTTTTCCTCCCACCACATCAAATTTCCCCAACCTCAGCTTCAGCCAAAGCAACCCAATAAGAAGATGCAGCGGCAGACGCTGCGGTGGTGCGGCACCTATGAGGTGGGCGGCGGATACCCGGATGAAGGATTTGGCGCACAAGGGAAGAACAGAGCTGCCCGAGAGCAAGGCAGCTCAAAATTGGAGCCTGCCCAATACGAAGCCCTTCTCAGAGGTGGTGAGCAGGTCACTTCTGTTCTTGAAGAGATGATCGTACTT TTGGAGGATATGAACATGGATGAGGCATCTGAAGAGGTGGCAGTGGAAATTGCTGCACAGGGGGTCCTAGGGAAGAGAGTCGATGAAATGGAGGCCAGTTTCATGATGGCTCTAGATTACATGATCCAACTCGCTGACAGTGACCAAGATGATAAG CGCAAGTCTCTATTGGAGGTGATCAAGGAGACAGTATTATCCTATCTTACGAAAAAATGCCCCCCACAT GTTCAAGTGGTTGGCCTACTCTGCAGAACTCCCTTAAAAGAAAGCAGGCAGGAATTACTACGCAGAGTGGCTGCCGGTGGTGGTGTgtttaaaagtaaaaatgacATCAAAGTTCATGTTCCAGCTGCAAATCTTAATGATATTGCTAACCAGGCTGATGATATACTGGAG ACAATGGAAACTCGGCCTATAGTTCCAGATCGAAAACTGCTTGCAAGACTTGTTTTGATCAGAGAGGAAGCTCGGAATATGATGGGAGGTGGAATACTAGATGAGAGAAATGATCGTGGATTTAACACTCTTCCAGAATCCGAG GTGAATTTCTTAACCAAACTGGTAGCTTTAAAGCCGGGGAAGACTGTCCAGGAGATGATAAAAAATGTAATGGAAGGAAAAAATGAAGGTGCTGACCACTCTAGCAGTGATGAGGAAGATGGCACTGGTGCGACGAGTGGAATTGGAGGAAGG GAAAGCATTTCAGGACGAAAACCACTTCCTGTGCGCCCTGGCATGTTTCTTGAGACTGTCTCCAAG GTTCATCAGAAGACACTTGAAGTTCTTCAGGAAATAGCATTTTGA